A window of Fluoribacter dumoffii NY 23 contains these coding sequences:
- the argS gene encoding arginine--tRNA ligase, giving the protein MKHTVEQLLKQALMSLQKSGEIPADLDIEVKVDRTKDSAHGDYASNLALILAKPCRQAPRKIAELLVQVIPVDSAVEKIEIAGAGFINFFIRSSSRAQIIGEILDKGERFGRSTIGQNQKVLVEFVSANPTGPLHVGHGRGAAFGATLGNVLKAAGYDVTLEYYVNDAGRQMNILAASVWLRYLELSDEPVVIPANAYKGDYVSEIAQEFWAEHGKEYVRPWSIVIEGLPLDEPHGGDKEIYIDALVTRAKHLLGAEIFALFHQHALDTVLDDIKEDLAEFGVNYDSWFSEQSLFEDGSIQKGIQALKDSGHTFEKEGALWFRATDFGDEKDRVLVRANGHTTYFASDVAYHWNKYDRGYDRVIDIFGADHHGYITRLRAVVNALGHDESALDVLLVQFAILYRGSERVQMSTRSGSFVTLRELRKEVGNDAARFFYVARKSEQHMDFDLDLAKSESSDNPVYYIQYAHARICSVLRQLKERGLSWDKAIGLKHIDLLDQSHEANLISLIGRYPEIVELAAAHCEPHQVAYYLREVANGLHSYYNAVPLLCEQEQLRCARLCLLEAVRQVLMNGLDLLGVSAPESM; this is encoded by the coding sequence ATGAAACATACTGTAGAGCAGCTTTTAAAACAGGCTTTAATGTCATTACAAAAATCGGGTGAAATACCTGCTGATTTGGATATTGAGGTTAAGGTAGATCGTACAAAAGATTCCGCTCATGGTGATTATGCCAGTAATCTGGCCTTGATTTTAGCAAAGCCATGTCGCCAGGCTCCCCGCAAAATAGCAGAACTTTTGGTTCAGGTTATTCCTGTCGATTCCGCTGTGGAAAAAATTGAAATTGCTGGGGCAGGATTTATTAATTTTTTCATACGCAGCAGCTCTCGTGCCCAAATAATTGGTGAAATTCTGGATAAGGGTGAGCGTTTCGGGCGAAGTACTATTGGCCAGAATCAAAAAGTATTGGTGGAATTTGTTTCGGCTAACCCGACAGGTCCTTTACATGTAGGGCATGGCAGAGGGGCTGCTTTCGGCGCTACTTTAGGAAATGTTTTAAAGGCCGCAGGATACGATGTCACTTTGGAATATTATGTAAACGATGCGGGTCGGCAAATGAATATTCTTGCTGCCAGTGTTTGGTTACGCTATCTTGAGCTTTCGGATGAACCTGTTGTTATTCCTGCCAATGCGTATAAAGGGGACTATGTTTCTGAAATAGCCCAGGAGTTTTGGGCCGAGCACGGTAAGGAATATGTACGTCCATGGAGCATTGTCATTGAAGGTTTGCCCCTTGATGAACCTCATGGTGGAGACAAGGAAATTTATATTGATGCATTGGTTACTCGTGCAAAACACCTTTTGGGAGCAGAAATTTTCGCTCTATTCCATCAACATGCACTCGATACTGTTCTTGACGATATTAAGGAAGATCTCGCCGAGTTTGGTGTGAATTATGACAGTTGGTTTTCCGAGCAGTCTCTATTCGAAGACGGCTCTATTCAAAAAGGTATCCAGGCCCTGAAGGACAGTGGTCATACTTTTGAAAAAGAAGGTGCCCTTTGGTTTAGGGCGACTGATTTTGGCGATGAGAAAGATCGGGTCTTGGTGCGGGCTAACGGCCATACCACTTATTTTGCATCTGATGTCGCTTACCATTGGAATAAATACGACAGGGGATATGACCGCGTCATTGATATTTTTGGTGCAGACCATCATGGCTATATCACGCGCCTGCGTGCTGTAGTTAATGCCTTGGGACATGATGAAAGTGCACTTGATGTATTACTCGTGCAATTTGCTATTTTATATCGTGGTTCTGAGCGGGTACAAATGTCAACACGCAGCGGTTCTTTTGTTACTTTAAGGGAGTTGCGCAAAGAAGTGGGGAATGATGCGGCACGCTTCTTTTACGTGGCGCGCAAGTCAGAGCAACATATGGATTTTGATTTGGATTTGGCTAAATCGGAATCCAGTGATAATCCGGTTTATTATATTCAATATGCTCATGCAAGAATTTGCTCTGTATTAAGACAATTGAAGGAACGGGGTTTATCCTGGGATAAGGCAATCGGTCTAAAACATATCGACTTGCTGGATCAGTCTCATGAAGCGAATTTGATTTCACTGATTGGACGTTACCCCGAAATTGTCGAGTTGGCAGCTGCCCATTGCGAACCTCATCAAGTGGCTTATTATTTACGTGAAGTAGCCAATGGCTTGCATAGTTATTATAATGCTGTGCCGCTTTTGTGTGAGCAAGAGCAATTGCGATGTGCCCGTCTTTGTTTGCTCGAAGCGGTGCGACAGGTATTAATGAATGGTTTGGACCTATTGGGCGTATCAGCTCCTGAGAGTATGTGA